AGAGCATCGGGAGCCACGTCGCCGCCGTCGTCGACACGCCGTGCAGGAACACGACCGGTTCGCCGTCCGGGTCGCCGGCTTCGAGGAAGTGAATCCGGCCCGCGGACTCGGTGTCGACGGTGCGCGAGGCGACGTCGACGCCGCAGTGCTCGGCGAGTCGCGCCTGCGCGTCGGCGTATCGGCGTTCCGCCTCGGTGCTCCAGCCCTCGGGTGTGCGTCCCGCGAGCGCGGCTTCGTCGCTGGCCATACGCTCGAAGGTCGCGGAACCGACATAATACTCGGGTGTGGTGGGGTCGATTGGTCTGACGCGTTGGCACGCTCTCAACAGGCTTATGAGTGCGTCCGGGCGAAGAAACGAGCGTATGAGTTCGGTCACTGTGACGCTGCCGGACGGCTCCACCCTGGAGATGGAGTCCGGCGCGACGGTCGAGGACGTAGCGTACGAAATTGGGCCCGGCCTCGGCCGTGACACAGTCGCGGGGAAGATAGACCACGAGCTGGTGGCCAAGGAGGAGTCCATCACCGAGGACTGCGAGATCGAGATTGTCACCGACCAGAGCGACGAGTACCTCGACGTGCTCCGGCACACCGCCGCGCACGTGCTCGCGCAGGCCATCCTCCGTCACCACCCCGACGCGAAACTGACCATCGGGCCGTTCACGGACGAGGGCTTCTACTACGACATCGCGGACGTCGAACTGGACGCCGACGACCTCGACGAGATTCAGGCCGAAGCCGAGGCCATCATCGAGGAGGACCTCGACGTCGAGCGCGTCGCCTACGGCCGCGACGAGGCCGCCGAGAAGTACGCCGACAACGAGTTCAAACGCGAGATTCTGGAGACCGAGGCGGCGGGCGACGGCCCCGTGAGTTTCTACCAGCAGGGCGAGTTCGAGGACCTCTGTAAGGGCCCGCACGTCGAGTCGACGGGCGAGATTGGCGGCTTCAAGGTGCTGGAGACGTCGGGCGCGTACTGGCGCGGCGACGAGGAAAACGAGATGCTCACCCGGGTCTACGGCACCGCGTTCCCGACCGAGAGCGACCTCGAAGCGTTCCTCGAACGCCGCGAGGAGGCCAAGGAGCGCGACCACCGGAAAATCGGCCGGGAGATGGACCTGTTCTCGGTGCCCGAGCACAGCCCCGGTTGTCCGCACTACCACCCGAACGGGATGGCGATGCGGCGCGAACTCGAGGACTACATTCGCGAGCAGAACGACGACCTCGGGTTCGACGAGGTGCGCACGCCCGAACTGAACAAGGCCGAACTGTGGAAGCCGACGGGCCACTACGAGACGTTCACCGAGAACGGCGAGATGTTCGCGTGGCACCAGGACGACACCGAGTACGGCCTGAAGCCGATGAACTGCGCGAACCACGCGCACATCTACTCGGAGACAACGCACTCCTACCGGGACCTCCCGATTCGGTACTCCGAGTTCGGGAACGTCTACCGGAACGAGCAGTCCGGCGAACTCTCCGGTCTGCTGCGCGTTCGCGGCCTGACCCAGGACGACGGCCACGCGTTCGTGCGCCCGGACCAGATTCAGTCCGAGATTCTCGCCATCCTCCGCACCATCGAGGAGATTTACGGCGCGATGGACTTAGACGTGCTGTACAAACTGGAGACGCAGGGCGACGACGCGATGGGCAGCGACGAAATCTGGGAGCAGGCGACCGACGCGCTAAAGGACGCTCTCGCCGCCGAGAGCCTCGATTACGACGTGGAGCCCGGCGAGGCGGCGTTCTACGGGCCGAAAATCGGTATCAACGCGAAGGACGCGCTGGGCCGAGAGTGGACCATCGGCACGGTGCAGGTGGACTTCAACATCCCGCGGTCGCTGGACTTGACCTACATCGGCGAGGACAACGAGGGGCATCACCCGGTGATGATTCACCGCGCGCTCCTCGGCTCCTTCGAGCGGTTCATGGGCGTGCTCATCGAGCACTTCAAGGGTCGGTTCCCGACGTGGCTGGCGCCCGAGCAGGTGCGCATCCTCCCCGTGACCGACGACAACCTCGGCTACGCACACCGCCTCGCGAACGAACTCGACGGGTTCCGCGTGGACATCGAGGACCGGTCGTGGACGGTCGGGAAGAAGATTCAGCAGGCCCACGACGACAACGTCCCGTACATGCTCGTCGTCGGCGACGACGAGGAGGACGCGAACGCCGTCTCGGTGCGCGACCGACAGGAGCGCGAGGAGAAGGGCGTCGAGATGGACGCGTTCGTCGACCACCTCGAAGACGAAGTGAGCGAGAAGCGCCTCGAACCCGACTTCCTCGGGGAGTAGGCGACAGTTCTCGACTCGGGTCCGGTCCCGGCGTCGCTACTTCGGTCGGTCTTCGACGCCGCCGAACCCCGGGAGTGCGTAGTCGATGGCCACCAGCAGCAGTACCGCCGACAGGATGATACCGCCCTCCTCGACGCGCGGAAGGATGCCGAGACCGACGATGAGCGTCGTCGCACACGCCGGGGCGTGGCGCAGGTCGGTCGTCAGCATCCCGGCGCTCGTCAGTCCGACCGACAGCGTCGCGCTGGCCGCGAGTCTCGCTCCGTCGACGCTGAGTGCGGTCGGCAGGCTGGTGACGGCGAGTCCGGGCGCGAGCAGGTGGTACGCGAGCAGGCCGCCGACCACGCCGAACAGGTGGCCGCCGAACACGCGCTGTGGCCGACTCGTCGCCGACGACGGACTCACTGCCAGCGCGTACGCCGACGGCCCGAGACTCGGGAAGATGTAGGGCAGGCCGCTCGCCCACGCGACGGCGGCGAGCCCCATCAAGAGACCGCACACCCGCGTCGTCGTCCGAAGCGCGTCTCCCAGCGGGGGCCGCTCCTCGACCGGTTCGAACAGCCGGCGACGCGCCGCCCGGAGCGCGTCCCACGGGTCCGAGAGTGCGGTCGGCACGGCGTCAGACAGCGACACACGGCCGTCTTCGTCTCCGCCCTCAAAACGTCTGTTGTCTCGCCGTGAGTCACTCACCACACCGCGTCGCCGGACGCGAGGCTCGGTCCCGTCGACGTCGGAACCGGGGGCTCTCGCCCCCTCTCGGAACACCCACTTTAACACGTTTCCCCGATTCGCTTCGAACGAGATGACCGCTGAGTCCGACGACCCCTCGGGCGCGTCCCTCTCGTACAGGAACATCCTCGAACGCGAGATGGAGAGCGCGCTCAAGAGATTCACCGCCCCCCGAAGGGCGTGTTCCTCTCCGGGCTGTCGGCGGGACTCAACCTGAGTTTCGGTGCCCTGCTCATGGCGATGGTGTTGACGTACTCGGGCGGATTCGAATCGAAGTTGGTGCAGCAAGTCAGCCTGGGGGGCGTCTCTTCTATCGCGTTCCTGTTCGTCGTCATCGGTCAGACGGAACTGTTCACCGCTCACTCGACGATGGCGATTCTGCCGGTCCTCGACGGTCGAGCGTCGGTCGGGGAACTCGGGCGCGTCTGGAGTGTCACGTTCGCCGCGAACATCGCCGGCTGTGTGCTGTTCGCCGGGCTAGTCGCTGTCCTGGGTCCGCAGTTGGGAATCCTCGACCCCGACGCCTTCGGGACGCTCGCGGCCGCCCTCCTCCCGTACTCGTGGTGGGTGATCTTCCTCAGCGGAGTGGTCGCCGGCTGGCTGATGGGGTTGGTGACGTGGCTCTCTGCCGCCAGCCGCGACACGGTCAGCCGCATCTTCTTCGTGCTCATCGTCACGGCCGTCATCGGTTTCGGGCCGTTCCACCACAGCATCCTCGGAACGACGGAAGTCCTCTCCGCGATGCTGCTCGGACAGGGTGTAACCCTCGGGGAGTACGGCCACTTCATCCTCTGGACGACGACGGGGAACGTCGTCGGCGGGGCCGTCTTCGTCGGACTCCTCAACTACGGGCACGTGGCACTCGCGGGCGAAGAGCAGAACGTCGACTTCGAGGCCTCCGACAGAGACGAGTGAGACGGACCGACAGCGCACGGATTCGAGTGCGTGGGCGGCGCGTCCGGCGGTCAGCGACTCGCGAGGCGATTCGTCACGCCTCCTCTTCGTAGTCGACTTCCCCGGAGCGGTTCGTCTCCCGGAGGATGAACGGCCCGATGGAGAGCGTGCGCTTGGTCACGGTGACGATGCGGAGGATGTACGCGAGCAGGATGGCGAACGGGAGGACGGCCACCGTGGTCGCCGCGCTCACGACGACGAGCGCGTGGTTCACTCCGAGCGTGTAGCCCGGGTAGTTCGCGGGGTTGAAGAACACGAGCGCGACGATGGCGGCGGCGAGCGCGGGCACCGCGGCGTACAGCAGCGTCCGCGAGAGGTCCGACAGTTCCCACTGGAAGTACAGCGTCTTGAAGTGCTCGCGGGCCGGCCCGAACAGCTTCAGGGTGTCCAGGAGGTCCGCGAGCGCCGCCGTCGCCTCCTCGTCGAGTTCGTCGCCGTACGACGACTGGATGCGCTCGCCGGCGTAAATCTTCCACGAGTAGTTGTAGTTCAGCGCCGCCCACACCACGTCGAACTCGCCGAACTGCGCGCCCTCCAGTTGGTCGGTGACGGCGTCCGCGTTCCCCGTGAGGTTGCTCACGTACGTCGAGACGGCGTCGCCCGCGTCGCCGTCGGGCGCGGCGTCCCGGAGCGACTCGGCCTGCTCGCGGGTCGCCTCCACGAGGCCGCGCAGGAACGCCGACGGCTCCGTCGGCGCCACGTCCACGCCGGCGGCGTCGGCGGCGTCCTGCCGGAACTGCATCGCGCCCTCCATGCGGTCTCGCTGGTCGCCCACCGCCCCCAACTCCTGTGAGAGTACGAGTTGGCTCAGCGTCAGCACGAGCGTCACGCCCGTGATGGTGGAGCCGACGAGCGCGTTGAACAGCGTCTCGTGTGGGTCGCCGTTCGTCAGCAGTTCGAAGGCGGGCGTCGGCAACAGCGTGCCCGCCGCGACCATCGAGAGGAACACGACGGCGAGAAAGCCCGCCGCGACCACGCGCCGGTCGGCGTCCAACACCACCCAGAACCGCCGGCTGCCCTGCGGAACGCGCTCGCGCATCCGGTCACTCGGCTGGTCGTCGCCGCCTGCGCCCTCGCTCATTGGCACGGCGTACGCCGCCCCGTCGGAAAACGTTACTCGCCGAGCGCGCGATTCGGGACGGCTAAACCGCCCGCCCGCCAACCCCGCGGTATGCGACAGGAGACGGTTCTCGTGCCGGGCGGCCGCGACGTGGAAACCACCCTCGACGAACCCGAGGGGGGTGCGACTGCTTGCGTCGTGCTCTGCCCGCCCCACCCCCAGCATCGAGGCCACCGCGGCGACGACCGCCTCGTGGCGATTGCGGAGTACCTCGCGGAGCGCGGTATCGCCGCGCTGCGCTTCGACTACGGCGACTGGGACGAGGGGCTCGGGGAGCGCGAGGACGCACGGAACGCCGTCCGGTGGGCCGACGAGCGCTACGAGACGGTCGGCATCGCGGGGTTCAGTTTCGGCGGGTCGATTGCCGCGCTCGCCGCCGCGACCGTCGAAACCGAGTTGTGCGCGGTGGCGATG
The nucleotide sequence above comes from Halobacterium litoreum. Encoded proteins:
- the thrS gene encoding threonine--tRNA ligase; amino-acid sequence: MSSVTVTLPDGSTLEMESGATVEDVAYEIGPGLGRDTVAGKIDHELVAKEESITEDCEIEIVTDQSDEYLDVLRHTAAHVLAQAILRHHPDAKLTIGPFTDEGFYYDIADVELDADDLDEIQAEAEAIIEEDLDVERVAYGRDEAAEKYADNEFKREILETEAAGDGPVSFYQQGEFEDLCKGPHVESTGEIGGFKVLETSGAYWRGDEENEMLTRVYGTAFPTESDLEAFLERREEAKERDHRKIGREMDLFSVPEHSPGCPHYHPNGMAMRRELEDYIREQNDDLGFDEVRTPELNKAELWKPTGHYETFTENGEMFAWHQDDTEYGLKPMNCANHAHIYSETTHSYRDLPIRYSEFGNVYRNEQSGELSGLLRVRGLTQDDGHAFVRPDQIQSEILAILRTIEEIYGAMDLDVLYKLETQGDDAMGSDEIWEQATDALKDALAAESLDYDVEPGEAAFYGPKIGINAKDALGREWTIGTVQVDFNIPRSLDLTYIGEDNEGHHPVMIHRALLGSFERFMGVLIEHFKGRFPTWLAPEQVRILPVTDDNLGYAHRLANELDGFRVDIEDRSWTVGKKIQQAHDDNVPYMLVVGDDEEDANAVSVRDRQEREEKGVEMDAFVDHLEDEVSEKRLEPDFLGE
- a CDS encoding HPP family protein, translated to MSLSDAVPTALSDPWDALRAARRRLFEPVEERPPLGDALRTTTRVCGLLMGLAAVAWASGLPYIFPSLGPSAYALAVSPSSATSRPQRVFGGHLFGVVGGLLAYHLLAPGLAVTSLPTALSVDGARLAASATLSVGLTSAGMLTTDLRHAPACATTLIVGLGILPRVEEGGIILSAVLLLVAIDYALPGFGGVEDRPK
- a CDS encoding alpha/beta hydrolase, whose translation is MRQETVLVPGGRDVETTLDEPEGGATACVVLCPPHPQHRGHRGDDRLVAIAEYLAERGIAALRFDYGDWDEGLGEREDARNAVRWADERYETVGIAGFSFGGSIAALAAATVETELCAVAMLAPTVELPAGLNAADALADVTAPTRVVYATRDTTADWEPVVERARELGVDVVEMESDHFFLGRFGDVAEAVGSFLVDGC